A genomic window from Diospyros lotus cultivar Yz01 chromosome 2, ASM1463336v1, whole genome shotgun sequence includes:
- the LOC127795783 gene encoding putative disease resistance protein At4g19050 isoform X3 — translation MEVNSLGGFLISAMATTIVVQNKWKVFQLLKDDKVRRIVLYGEAGVGKTWIARQMANLARKRGLIDIALWIFLCREYDIDALRDSIAYQLSVLITGKPRFEYDTKKSDENQGDLLHKISTTLAGKKLLLVLDDEGKKMNEQQIIEKLETLLNLGALNYKILITKRDNPSSSIREDSERSAIMVNPLSKDESLSLLQERAAPGVYEDPGIRDLAENFIEKTTKNLPAAVILMAKAFNYFARQDYRVRKLEHSLEQTPINKVYDITQLLCSGYDLVPNNILIDCWHSHFFKDHNRIHYNELIAYWMMEGYLGCINSMEKAHEKGYEVLMELIDCQILREVEVDYVMMEERTTLNLDDVVMERTTTNSDDCYRRGFGGTANLGLANVYGNGKWEGLGKLILKDGAMETLNNGKKQKLSTILLDGNSLNREFPSNFFQSQEGPKVISLFNPTLDKLSFSSVMKNLYVLLLRCCHYLEKIDQVHHSLKYEKLTVLEISGPSSLTMLPDDIFKHMPQLRSVNLSRLQVDKLPSSLYELSELTWLILRECSCLTTLKSLKSCTKLTVLDLSGAKSLSTIEEGRFLGYHDLQLLNLSETKVTKIPLINGLKNLTHLLLRGCLELKHLGFIYNTTSLQVLDISDSSKINEILDESLELIKDLKIMDLSGTAVEVLRNIGNPHHLYLKRCSKLYNLQCVETLKDLETLDISNAEVSTLPEFSHLCNLRHLSMTSCLNLKEFPDLNPLKNLEVLDLSGCISLTKLPDNSFERMSRLLRLDLSGTKIVVVPDLSKLCNLRHLLLKNCSDLSDVPQLGSLTKLVELNLRGIRSLKRADFVEHMNQLQILDLSGTQLEQLPSRSRLGNLTELYLRGCPCLKEVSDLNSLKNMKNQGASSSNIEEPNHCAWGISVLPVAIVDGLWSNTIHCRDILCMHPSRLKQLLLP, via the exons ATGGAAGTCAATTCTCTGG GTGGGTTTCTTATATCAGCAATGGCCACAACAATAGTAGTACAGAATAAATGGAAAGTATTTCAACTGCTAAAAGATGACAAAGTCAGAAGAATTGTTCTTTATGGGGAAGCTGGAGTTGGGAAAACATGGATAGCTAGACAGATGGCAAATCTTGCAAGAAAGAGGGGCTTAATTGACATTGCTCTCTGGATATTTCTCTGTAGAGAATATGACATTGACGCTCTTCGTGACAGTATTGCTTATCAGTTATCTGTACTCATTACGGGGAAGCCACGATTTGAGTATGACACTAAAAAATCAGACGAGAACCAGGGAGACTTGCTTCATAAAATATCCACAACACTGGCAGGAAAGAAGCTTCTTCTAGTTTTGGATGATGAGGGGAAGAAAATGAATGAACaacaaataattgaaaaattggaaACTTTGCTGAATCTTGGAGCACTAAACTACAAAATCCTAATTACAAAAAGAGACAACCCCAGCAGCAGTATTCGAGAGGACAGTGAGAGATCAGCAATTATGGTAAATCCCTTGTCCAAGGATGAGTCCTTGTCCTTATTGCAAGAAAGAGCAGCACCAGGGGTTTATGAAGATCCAGGCATCAGAGATTTAGCTGAAAACTTTATTGAAAAGACTACTAAAAACTTGCCTGCTGCAGTTATCTTGATGGCAAAAGCCTTCAACTACTTTGCCCGACAGGATTATAGGGTGCGGAAGCTGGAACATTCTCTGGAGCAAACACCCATCAACAAAGTCTATGACATTACACAGTTGCTATGTAGTGGGTATGACTTGGTGCCCAACAATATTTTGATCGACTGCTGGCACAGCCATTTCTTCAAAGATCATAATCGCATCCACTACAATGAATTGATAGCTTACTGGATGATGGAAGGATATCTTGGTTGCATCAATTCTATGGAGAAGGCTCATGAGAAGGGATATGAGGTTTTAATGGAGCTTATAGATTGCCAAATACTGAGAGAAGTGGAGGTTGATTATGTTATGATGGAAGAAAGAACAACACTGAATTTGGATGATGTAGTCATGGAAAGGACAACAACGAACTCGGATGACTGCTACCGTCGTGGATTTGGTGGAACAGCCAATCTGGGATTAGCTAATGTGTACGGGAATGGCAAGTGGGAAGGCCTTGGGAAACTCATTCTAAAGGATGGAGCAATGGAAACACTTAACAATGGCAAAAAACAGAAACTCTCTACTATTCTGCTTGATGGGAATTCTCTCAACAGAGAATTTCCTTCTAATTTCTTCCAGTCACAAGAAGGACCTAAAGTTATTTCCCTTTTTAACCCCACACTGGACAAATTGTCTTTTTCATCTGTGATGAAGAATCTTTATGTGCTTCTGCTTAGGTGTTGTCATTACTTGGAGAAGATAGACCAGGTACATCACAGcctaaaatatgagaaattaacTGTTCTTGAGATATCCGGTCCAAGCTCCTTGACTATGTTGCCAGATGATATTTTCAAGCACATGCCTCAACTTCGAAGTGTCAATCTATCCAGGCTACAAGTTGATAAATTACCCTCATCTCTTTATGAACTTAGTGAACTAACGTGGCTCATCCTTAGAGAGTGTTCTTGCCTGACAACTCTGAAAAGTTTGAAAAGTTGTACAAAGCTCACGGTGCTAGATCTTTCTGGGGCTAAATCTTTGTCTACCATTGAAGAAGGGAGATTTTTGGGCTATCATGATCTTCAGTTGCTCAATCTTTCAGAAACAAAGGTTACTAAGATACCGCTCATTAATGGTCTAAAAAATCTCACTCACCTCCTGCTAAGAGGATGTTTGGAATTGAAGCATCTGGGTTTCATTTATAATACAACTTCTCTGCAAGTTCTTGATATTTCAGATTCTAGCAAAATTAATGAGATTCTTGATGAGTCTCTGGAGCTTATTAAAGACCTTAAGATCATGGATCTATCAGGAACTGCCGTTGAGGTTCTACGTAACATTGGCAATCCTCATCATCTGTATTTAAAAAGATGCAGTAAACTATATAACCTGCAGTGCGTTGAAACATTGAAAGATCTTGAGACACTTGATATTTCAAACGCAGAAGTCTCGACTCTCCCCGAGTTTTCCCATCTTTGTAACCTTCGTCACCTATCAATGACTTCTTGTTTGAATCTGAAAGAGTTTCCTGACTTGAATCCTCTTAAAAATCTTGAGGTGCTTGATCTTTCAGGCTGTATTTCTTTGACAAAATTGCCAGATAACTCCTTTGAGCGCATGTCTCGTCTTCTAAGGCTTGACCTGTCTGGAACTAAGATTGTTGTGGTCCCTGACCTTTCAAAACTTTGCAACCTCCGTCATCTCTTACTGAAAAACTGTAGTGATTTAAGTGATGTTCCACAATTAGGATCTCTAACAAAACTTGTGGAGCTGAACTTGCGTGGTATTAGATCCTTGAAAAGAGCAGATTTCGTGGAGCACATGAATCAGCTTCAGATTCTTGACCTTTCTGGAACGCAGCTTGAACAGTTACCATCCAGGTCAAGACTAGGAAACCTTACTGAGCTTTATCTGAGAGGTTGTCCATGCTTAAAAGAAGTGTCGGATTTGAATTCATTGAAAAACATGAAGAATCAGGGAGCTAGCAGCAGCAATATAGAGGAGCCAAATCATTGTGCCTGGGGCATCTCTGTTTTGCCAGTTGCAATAGTTGACG gCCTTTGGAGTAATACCATCCACTGCAGAGATATTTTATGCATGCATCCCAGCAGGCTCAAGCAACTCTTGCTTCCATAG
- the LOC127795783 gene encoding putative disease resistance protein At4g19050 isoform X1, translated as MEVNSLGGFLISAMATTIVVQNKWKVFQLLKDDKVRRIVLYGEAGVGKTWIARQMANLARKRGLIDIALWIFLCREYDIDALRDSIAYQLSVLITGKPRFEYDTKKSDENQGDLLHKISTTLAGKKLLLVLDDEGKKMNEQQIIEKLETLLNLGALNYKILITKRDNPSSSIREDSERSAIMVNPLSKDESLSLLQERAAPGVYEDPGIRDLAENFIEKTTKNLPAAVILMAKAFNYFARQDYRVRKLEHSLEQTPINKVYDITQLLCSGYDLVPNNILIDCWHSHFFKDHNRIHYNELIAYWMMEGYLGCINSMEKAHEKGYEVLMELIDCQILREVEVDYVMMEERTTLNLDDVVMERTTTNSDDCYRRGFGGTANLGLANVYGNGKWEGLGKLILKDGAMETLNNGKKQKLSTILLDGNSLNREFPSNFFQSQEGPKVISLFNPTLDKLSFSSVMKNLYVLLLRCCHYLEKIDQVHHSLKYEKLTVLEISGPSSLTMLPDDIFKHMPQLRSVNLSRLQVDKLPSSLYELSELTWLILRECSCLTTLKSLKSCTKLTVLDLSGAKSLSTIEEGRFLGYHDLQLLNLSETKVTKIPLINGLKNLTHLLLRGCLELKHLGFIYNTTSLQVLDISDSSKINEILDESLELIKDLKIMDLSGTAVEVLRNIGNPHHLYLKRCSKLYNLQCVETLKDLETLDISNAEVSTLPEFSHLCNLRHLSMTSCLNLKEFPDLNPLKNLEVLDLSGCISLTKLPDNSFERMSRLLRLDLSGTKIVVVPDLSKLCNLRHLLLKNCSDLSDVPQLGSLTKLVELNLRGIRSLKRADFVEHMNQLQILDLSGTQLEQLPSRSRLGNLTELYLRGCPCLKEVSDLNSLKNMKNQGASSSNIEEPNHCAWGISVLPVAIVDGNDKPSASFNGSQFQQLLKEDPSLWQKDYEQFHFVVHPIEVQDRKVIVSLWRDDFVFKDTYLRTKYLYDFQMLRSTEIHGFHHFPEGLEDVLCHTDSVFLVDNVLESLLSNLRALNLEQLKGCWIERCREMESVFCEQEEGEIMKLKNLEVLWVSSSGNLKHIYRGNWQTGTFQNLKHLYLDCCPKLSTIFSSPQVPTNLQVLHIKFCDELEAVLEQESAESKFPNLVTLYLWELPKLKTIGCPLPSWTTEIIWACPKLERFRENVN; from the exons ATGGAAGTCAATTCTCTGG GTGGGTTTCTTATATCAGCAATGGCCACAACAATAGTAGTACAGAATAAATGGAAAGTATTTCAACTGCTAAAAGATGACAAAGTCAGAAGAATTGTTCTTTATGGGGAAGCTGGAGTTGGGAAAACATGGATAGCTAGACAGATGGCAAATCTTGCAAGAAAGAGGGGCTTAATTGACATTGCTCTCTGGATATTTCTCTGTAGAGAATATGACATTGACGCTCTTCGTGACAGTATTGCTTATCAGTTATCTGTACTCATTACGGGGAAGCCACGATTTGAGTATGACACTAAAAAATCAGACGAGAACCAGGGAGACTTGCTTCATAAAATATCCACAACACTGGCAGGAAAGAAGCTTCTTCTAGTTTTGGATGATGAGGGGAAGAAAATGAATGAACaacaaataattgaaaaattggaaACTTTGCTGAATCTTGGAGCACTAAACTACAAAATCCTAATTACAAAAAGAGACAACCCCAGCAGCAGTATTCGAGAGGACAGTGAGAGATCAGCAATTATGGTAAATCCCTTGTCCAAGGATGAGTCCTTGTCCTTATTGCAAGAAAGAGCAGCACCAGGGGTTTATGAAGATCCAGGCATCAGAGATTTAGCTGAAAACTTTATTGAAAAGACTACTAAAAACTTGCCTGCTGCAGTTATCTTGATGGCAAAAGCCTTCAACTACTTTGCCCGACAGGATTATAGGGTGCGGAAGCTGGAACATTCTCTGGAGCAAACACCCATCAACAAAGTCTATGACATTACACAGTTGCTATGTAGTGGGTATGACTTGGTGCCCAACAATATTTTGATCGACTGCTGGCACAGCCATTTCTTCAAAGATCATAATCGCATCCACTACAATGAATTGATAGCTTACTGGATGATGGAAGGATATCTTGGTTGCATCAATTCTATGGAGAAGGCTCATGAGAAGGGATATGAGGTTTTAATGGAGCTTATAGATTGCCAAATACTGAGAGAAGTGGAGGTTGATTATGTTATGATGGAAGAAAGAACAACACTGAATTTGGATGATGTAGTCATGGAAAGGACAACAACGAACTCGGATGACTGCTACCGTCGTGGATTTGGTGGAACAGCCAATCTGGGATTAGCTAATGTGTACGGGAATGGCAAGTGGGAAGGCCTTGGGAAACTCATTCTAAAGGATGGAGCAATGGAAACACTTAACAATGGCAAAAAACAGAAACTCTCTACTATTCTGCTTGATGGGAATTCTCTCAACAGAGAATTTCCTTCTAATTTCTTCCAGTCACAAGAAGGACCTAAAGTTATTTCCCTTTTTAACCCCACACTGGACAAATTGTCTTTTTCATCTGTGATGAAGAATCTTTATGTGCTTCTGCTTAGGTGTTGTCATTACTTGGAGAAGATAGACCAGGTACATCACAGcctaaaatatgagaaattaacTGTTCTTGAGATATCCGGTCCAAGCTCCTTGACTATGTTGCCAGATGATATTTTCAAGCACATGCCTCAACTTCGAAGTGTCAATCTATCCAGGCTACAAGTTGATAAATTACCCTCATCTCTTTATGAACTTAGTGAACTAACGTGGCTCATCCTTAGAGAGTGTTCTTGCCTGACAACTCTGAAAAGTTTGAAAAGTTGTACAAAGCTCACGGTGCTAGATCTTTCTGGGGCTAAATCTTTGTCTACCATTGAAGAAGGGAGATTTTTGGGCTATCATGATCTTCAGTTGCTCAATCTTTCAGAAACAAAGGTTACTAAGATACCGCTCATTAATGGTCTAAAAAATCTCACTCACCTCCTGCTAAGAGGATGTTTGGAATTGAAGCATCTGGGTTTCATTTATAATACAACTTCTCTGCAAGTTCTTGATATTTCAGATTCTAGCAAAATTAATGAGATTCTTGATGAGTCTCTGGAGCTTATTAAAGACCTTAAGATCATGGATCTATCAGGAACTGCCGTTGAGGTTCTACGTAACATTGGCAATCCTCATCATCTGTATTTAAAAAGATGCAGTAAACTATATAACCTGCAGTGCGTTGAAACATTGAAAGATCTTGAGACACTTGATATTTCAAACGCAGAAGTCTCGACTCTCCCCGAGTTTTCCCATCTTTGTAACCTTCGTCACCTATCAATGACTTCTTGTTTGAATCTGAAAGAGTTTCCTGACTTGAATCCTCTTAAAAATCTTGAGGTGCTTGATCTTTCAGGCTGTATTTCTTTGACAAAATTGCCAGATAACTCCTTTGAGCGCATGTCTCGTCTTCTAAGGCTTGACCTGTCTGGAACTAAGATTGTTGTGGTCCCTGACCTTTCAAAACTTTGCAACCTCCGTCATCTCTTACTGAAAAACTGTAGTGATTTAAGTGATGTTCCACAATTAGGATCTCTAACAAAACTTGTGGAGCTGAACTTGCGTGGTATTAGATCCTTGAAAAGAGCAGATTTCGTGGAGCACATGAATCAGCTTCAGATTCTTGACCTTTCTGGAACGCAGCTTGAACAGTTACCATCCAGGTCAAGACTAGGAAACCTTACTGAGCTTTATCTGAGAGGTTGTCCATGCTTAAAAGAAGTGTCGGATTTGAATTCATTGAAAAACATGAAGAATCAGGGAGCTAGCAGCAGCAATATAGAGGAGCCAAATCATTGTGCCTGGGGCATCTCTGTTTTGCCAGTTGCAATAGTTGACGGTAATGATAAACCTTCTGCATCTTTTAATGGTTCTCAATTTCAACAACTTTTGAAGGAAGACCCCTCATTGTGGCAGAAAGATTATGAACAATTCCATTTCGTTGTTCATCCCATTGAGGTGCAAGATAGAAAAGTAATTGTCTCTTTGTGGAGAGatgattttgttttcaaagataCTTACCtaagaacaaaatatttatatgattttCAAATGCTACGGTCAACGGAGATCCATGGATTCCACCATTTCCCCGAAGGCCTTGAAGATGTTCTTTGTCATACCGACTCTGTATTTCTGGTTGATAATGTTTTAGAAAGCTTATTATCCAATTTAAGGGCGTTGAACCTCGAGCAACTGAAAGGCTGTTGGATAGAAAGGTGCAGAGAGATGGAGAGTGTTTTCTGTGAACAGGAGGAAGGAGAGATTATGAAACTGAAAAATTTAGAGGTCTTATGGGTTTCCAGTTCTGGTAATCTCAAGCATATATACCGTGGGAACTGGCAAACAGGCACCTTCCAAAACCTTAAGCATCTGTATCTAGATTGTTGTCCAAAGCTATCAACTATTTTCTCTTCTCCCCAGGTGCCAACAAACCTTCAAGTTCTTCATATTAAGTTTTGTGACGAATTGGAGGCTGTACTTGAACAAGAATCAGCAGAATCTAAGTTCCCTAACTTAGTGACCCTGTATCTGTGGGAACTGCCAAAATTGAAGACAATTGGATGTCCCTTGCCATCTTGGACAACTGAGATAATATGGGCATGCCCAAAACTAGAAAGGTTTAGGGAGAATGTTAATTGA
- the LOC127795783 gene encoding putative disease resistance protein At4g19050 isoform X2, translating to MATTIVVQNKWKVFQLLKDDKVRRIVLYGEAGVGKTWIARQMANLARKRGLIDIALWIFLCREYDIDALRDSIAYQLSVLITGKPRFEYDTKKSDENQGDLLHKISTTLAGKKLLLVLDDEGKKMNEQQIIEKLETLLNLGALNYKILITKRDNPSSSIREDSERSAIMVNPLSKDESLSLLQERAAPGVYEDPGIRDLAENFIEKTTKNLPAAVILMAKAFNYFARQDYRVRKLEHSLEQTPINKVYDITQLLCSGYDLVPNNILIDCWHSHFFKDHNRIHYNELIAYWMMEGYLGCINSMEKAHEKGYEVLMELIDCQILREVEVDYVMMEERTTLNLDDVVMERTTTNSDDCYRRGFGGTANLGLANVYGNGKWEGLGKLILKDGAMETLNNGKKQKLSTILLDGNSLNREFPSNFFQSQEGPKVISLFNPTLDKLSFSSVMKNLYVLLLRCCHYLEKIDQVHHSLKYEKLTVLEISGPSSLTMLPDDIFKHMPQLRSVNLSRLQVDKLPSSLYELSELTWLILRECSCLTTLKSLKSCTKLTVLDLSGAKSLSTIEEGRFLGYHDLQLLNLSETKVTKIPLINGLKNLTHLLLRGCLELKHLGFIYNTTSLQVLDISDSSKINEILDESLELIKDLKIMDLSGTAVEVLRNIGNPHHLYLKRCSKLYNLQCVETLKDLETLDISNAEVSTLPEFSHLCNLRHLSMTSCLNLKEFPDLNPLKNLEVLDLSGCISLTKLPDNSFERMSRLLRLDLSGTKIVVVPDLSKLCNLRHLLLKNCSDLSDVPQLGSLTKLVELNLRGIRSLKRADFVEHMNQLQILDLSGTQLEQLPSRSRLGNLTELYLRGCPCLKEVSDLNSLKNMKNQGASSSNIEEPNHCAWGISVLPVAIVDGNDKPSASFNGSQFQQLLKEDPSLWQKDYEQFHFVVHPIEVQDRKVIVSLWRDDFVFKDTYLRTKYLYDFQMLRSTEIHGFHHFPEGLEDVLCHTDSVFLVDNVLESLLSNLRALNLEQLKGCWIERCREMESVFCEQEEGEIMKLKNLEVLWVSSSGNLKHIYRGNWQTGTFQNLKHLYLDCCPKLSTIFSSPQVPTNLQVLHIKFCDELEAVLEQESAESKFPNLVTLYLWELPKLKTIGCPLPSWTTEIIWACPKLERFRENVN from the coding sequence ATGGCCACAACAATAGTAGTACAGAATAAATGGAAAGTATTTCAACTGCTAAAAGATGACAAAGTCAGAAGAATTGTTCTTTATGGGGAAGCTGGAGTTGGGAAAACATGGATAGCTAGACAGATGGCAAATCTTGCAAGAAAGAGGGGCTTAATTGACATTGCTCTCTGGATATTTCTCTGTAGAGAATATGACATTGACGCTCTTCGTGACAGTATTGCTTATCAGTTATCTGTACTCATTACGGGGAAGCCACGATTTGAGTATGACACTAAAAAATCAGACGAGAACCAGGGAGACTTGCTTCATAAAATATCCACAACACTGGCAGGAAAGAAGCTTCTTCTAGTTTTGGATGATGAGGGGAAGAAAATGAATGAACaacaaataattgaaaaattggaaACTTTGCTGAATCTTGGAGCACTAAACTACAAAATCCTAATTACAAAAAGAGACAACCCCAGCAGCAGTATTCGAGAGGACAGTGAGAGATCAGCAATTATGGTAAATCCCTTGTCCAAGGATGAGTCCTTGTCCTTATTGCAAGAAAGAGCAGCACCAGGGGTTTATGAAGATCCAGGCATCAGAGATTTAGCTGAAAACTTTATTGAAAAGACTACTAAAAACTTGCCTGCTGCAGTTATCTTGATGGCAAAAGCCTTCAACTACTTTGCCCGACAGGATTATAGGGTGCGGAAGCTGGAACATTCTCTGGAGCAAACACCCATCAACAAAGTCTATGACATTACACAGTTGCTATGTAGTGGGTATGACTTGGTGCCCAACAATATTTTGATCGACTGCTGGCACAGCCATTTCTTCAAAGATCATAATCGCATCCACTACAATGAATTGATAGCTTACTGGATGATGGAAGGATATCTTGGTTGCATCAATTCTATGGAGAAGGCTCATGAGAAGGGATATGAGGTTTTAATGGAGCTTATAGATTGCCAAATACTGAGAGAAGTGGAGGTTGATTATGTTATGATGGAAGAAAGAACAACACTGAATTTGGATGATGTAGTCATGGAAAGGACAACAACGAACTCGGATGACTGCTACCGTCGTGGATTTGGTGGAACAGCCAATCTGGGATTAGCTAATGTGTACGGGAATGGCAAGTGGGAAGGCCTTGGGAAACTCATTCTAAAGGATGGAGCAATGGAAACACTTAACAATGGCAAAAAACAGAAACTCTCTACTATTCTGCTTGATGGGAATTCTCTCAACAGAGAATTTCCTTCTAATTTCTTCCAGTCACAAGAAGGACCTAAAGTTATTTCCCTTTTTAACCCCACACTGGACAAATTGTCTTTTTCATCTGTGATGAAGAATCTTTATGTGCTTCTGCTTAGGTGTTGTCATTACTTGGAGAAGATAGACCAGGTACATCACAGcctaaaatatgagaaattaacTGTTCTTGAGATATCCGGTCCAAGCTCCTTGACTATGTTGCCAGATGATATTTTCAAGCACATGCCTCAACTTCGAAGTGTCAATCTATCCAGGCTACAAGTTGATAAATTACCCTCATCTCTTTATGAACTTAGTGAACTAACGTGGCTCATCCTTAGAGAGTGTTCTTGCCTGACAACTCTGAAAAGTTTGAAAAGTTGTACAAAGCTCACGGTGCTAGATCTTTCTGGGGCTAAATCTTTGTCTACCATTGAAGAAGGGAGATTTTTGGGCTATCATGATCTTCAGTTGCTCAATCTTTCAGAAACAAAGGTTACTAAGATACCGCTCATTAATGGTCTAAAAAATCTCACTCACCTCCTGCTAAGAGGATGTTTGGAATTGAAGCATCTGGGTTTCATTTATAATACAACTTCTCTGCAAGTTCTTGATATTTCAGATTCTAGCAAAATTAATGAGATTCTTGATGAGTCTCTGGAGCTTATTAAAGACCTTAAGATCATGGATCTATCAGGAACTGCCGTTGAGGTTCTACGTAACATTGGCAATCCTCATCATCTGTATTTAAAAAGATGCAGTAAACTATATAACCTGCAGTGCGTTGAAACATTGAAAGATCTTGAGACACTTGATATTTCAAACGCAGAAGTCTCGACTCTCCCCGAGTTTTCCCATCTTTGTAACCTTCGTCACCTATCAATGACTTCTTGTTTGAATCTGAAAGAGTTTCCTGACTTGAATCCTCTTAAAAATCTTGAGGTGCTTGATCTTTCAGGCTGTATTTCTTTGACAAAATTGCCAGATAACTCCTTTGAGCGCATGTCTCGTCTTCTAAGGCTTGACCTGTCTGGAACTAAGATTGTTGTGGTCCCTGACCTTTCAAAACTTTGCAACCTCCGTCATCTCTTACTGAAAAACTGTAGTGATTTAAGTGATGTTCCACAATTAGGATCTCTAACAAAACTTGTGGAGCTGAACTTGCGTGGTATTAGATCCTTGAAAAGAGCAGATTTCGTGGAGCACATGAATCAGCTTCAGATTCTTGACCTTTCTGGAACGCAGCTTGAACAGTTACCATCCAGGTCAAGACTAGGAAACCTTACTGAGCTTTATCTGAGAGGTTGTCCATGCTTAAAAGAAGTGTCGGATTTGAATTCATTGAAAAACATGAAGAATCAGGGAGCTAGCAGCAGCAATATAGAGGAGCCAAATCATTGTGCCTGGGGCATCTCTGTTTTGCCAGTTGCAATAGTTGACGGTAATGATAAACCTTCTGCATCTTTTAATGGTTCTCAATTTCAACAACTTTTGAAGGAAGACCCCTCATTGTGGCAGAAAGATTATGAACAATTCCATTTCGTTGTTCATCCCATTGAGGTGCAAGATAGAAAAGTAATTGTCTCTTTGTGGAGAGatgattttgttttcaaagataCTTACCtaagaacaaaatatttatatgattttCAAATGCTACGGTCAACGGAGATCCATGGATTCCACCATTTCCCCGAAGGCCTTGAAGATGTTCTTTGTCATACCGACTCTGTATTTCTGGTTGATAATGTTTTAGAAAGCTTATTATCCAATTTAAGGGCGTTGAACCTCGAGCAACTGAAAGGCTGTTGGATAGAAAGGTGCAGAGAGATGGAGAGTGTTTTCTGTGAACAGGAGGAAGGAGAGATTATGAAACTGAAAAATTTAGAGGTCTTATGGGTTTCCAGTTCTGGTAATCTCAAGCATATATACCGTGGGAACTGGCAAACAGGCACCTTCCAAAACCTTAAGCATCTGTATCTAGATTGTTGTCCAAAGCTATCAACTATTTTCTCTTCTCCCCAGGTGCCAACAAACCTTCAAGTTCTTCATATTAAGTTTTGTGACGAATTGGAGGCTGTACTTGAACAAGAATCAGCAGAATCTAAGTTCCCTAACTTAGTGACCCTGTATCTGTGGGAACTGCCAAAATTGAAGACAATTGGATGTCCCTTGCCATCTTGGACAACTGAGATAATATGGGCATGCCCAAAACTAGAAAGGTTTAGGGAGAATGTTAATTGA